Proteins from a single region of Nitratidesulfovibrio sp.:
- a CDS encoding MBL fold metallo-hydrolase produces the protein MIGRRRFMQGAMLAVAGTVLGKVVPPAVAAPVPRVGRQAPGYFRMLLGDVEVTALYDGGVGISSKLLHGATESEVNRLLDDAYIDPQAGIPASINAFLVNTGRNLILVDTGVGTYFGDKAGLLPQSLVEAGYRPEQVDTVLLTHLHSDHALGLVDGAGKPLFTGAEVRVHEAEVAYWLSPGAENRVTEGQRVVLPALRAAVEPYRAAGSLRPFKAGEPTVPGVAAEPILGHTPGHYGFRIGSGGASLLCWGDVVHCMDVQFPRPAVTIDFDADQAKAFPARQKVLARAARERHWVAGAHLPFPGIGRVRARDGGYSWLPAPYAALPVG, from the coding sequence ATGATAGGCAGACGCAGGTTCATGCAGGGGGCGATGCTGGCTGTGGCGGGTACGGTGCTGGGCAAGGTGGTGCCCCCGGCCGTGGCGGCACCCGTGCCCAGGGTGGGGCGGCAGGCCCCCGGCTATTTTCGCATGCTGCTGGGCGATGTGGAGGTTACCGCACTGTACGATGGCGGCGTGGGCATTTCTTCCAAGCTGCTGCATGGCGCGACGGAGTCCGAGGTGAACAGGCTGCTGGACGACGCGTATATTGATCCGCAGGCAGGTATCCCCGCGTCCATCAATGCGTTTCTCGTCAACACCGGGCGCAACCTGATCCTTGTGGATACCGGGGTGGGGACCTACTTCGGCGACAAGGCCGGGCTGCTGCCGCAGAGTCTGGTCGAGGCCGGGTACCGTCCCGAACAGGTGGACACCGTGCTGCTCACCCATCTGCATTCCGACCATGCCCTGGGGTTGGTGGATGGGGCGGGCAAGCCGCTGTTCACCGGGGCCGAGGTGCGCGTGCACGAGGCGGAAGTGGCCTACTGGCTCAGCCCCGGCGCGGAAAATCGCGTCACCGAAGGGCAGCGCGTGGTGTTGCCCGCGCTGCGCGCCGCAGTCGAGCCGTACCGCGCCGCCGGGTCGCTGCGCCCCTTCAAGGCTGGCGAACCAACGGTGCCCGGAGTGGCGGCGGAACCCATCCTTGGCCATACGCCGGGACACTACGGGTTCCGCATCGGATCGGGCGGGGCCAGCCTGCTGTGCTGGGGCGACGTGGTGCACTGCATGGATGTGCAGTTTCCCCGCCCGGCGGTGACCATCGACTTCGACGCGGACCAGGCCAAGGCCTTTCCCGCACGCCAGAAGGTCCTGGCTCGCGCTGCCCGCGAGCGGCACTGGGTGGCCGGGGCTCATCTGCCGTTTCCGGGCATCGGCCGCGTGCGGGCAAGGGATGGCGGCTATTCCTGGCTGCCCGCCCCGTATGCGGCCCTGCCCGTGGGGTAG
- a CDS encoding molybdopterin-guanine dinucleotide biosynthesis protein MobB, translating to MSAYRSSHTEDAVKAVSIIGFKNSGKTTCTALLADALEARGLTVAVAKHTHHSLDKAETDTARLMKPGRTVIGIAEGECAVFWSTRRHLADLLPLVCADVLLVEGGKSLGWLPRVLCLREAGEAQALDRGLALATFGGVGAEGLPRFDAASVEALAELVAERGFVLPGLDCGACGQQDCAGFARMVVAHQAVAGDCCSVDGPLSVTVNGHQLGLNPFVARIVSGALKGMLAELKGYSPGAEVVIRLAE from the coding sequence ATGTCCGCGTACCGCAGCAGCCATACGGAGGACGCCGTGAAGGCAGTGAGCATCATCGGGTTCAAGAATTCGGGCAAGACCACCTGCACCGCGCTGCTGGCCGACGCGCTGGAGGCGCGCGGCCTGACCGTGGCCGTGGCCAAGCATACCCACCACAGCCTGGACAAGGCGGAAACCGACACCGCCCGGCTGATGAAGCCGGGGCGCACGGTCATCGGCATTGCCGAGGGCGAGTGCGCGGTGTTCTGGTCCACCCGGCGGCATCTGGCCGACCTGCTGCCGCTGGTGTGTGCCGACGTGTTGCTGGTGGAGGGGGGCAAGAGCCTTGGCTGGCTGCCGCGCGTGCTGTGCCTGCGCGAGGCGGGCGAGGCCCAGGCCCTGGACAGGGGGCTGGCGCTGGCCACTTTTGGCGGGGTGGGCGCGGAAGGGCTGCCCCGGTTCGACGCGGCCAGCGTGGAGGCGCTGGCGGAACTGGTGGCGGAGCGGGGCTTCGTGCTGCCGGGGCTGGACTGCGGGGCCTGCGGGCAGCAGGACTGTGCCGGGTTTGCCCGCATGGTGGTGGCCCATCAGGCCGTGGCGGGCGACTGCTGTTCCGTGGACGGTCCCCTGTCGGTGACGGTGAACGGGCATCAACTGGGGCTGAACCCCTTCGTGGCCCGCATCGTCTCCGGTGCGCTGAAGGGTATGCTTGCGGAACTGAAGGGCTATTCGCCAGGGGCGGAAGTGGTCATCCGCCTTGCGGAGTAG